A region from the Desulfobotulus pelophilus genome encodes:
- a CDS encoding extracellular solute-binding protein encodes MRLLAFVAAPPAGACLLLFCFVRIGCPGMCVQRIFLFFCLFLIMNSHGEALALHAFSADGEPLYASDFTHFSYVNPHAPKGGELRCHTIGTFDSFNPLLLKGRPAEGIHLIYDTLLVESEDERDVAYGLLASEIHVPPDLSHVIFQLHPEARFADGSPVRGEDVVFSWEMLQAHFGSALRRYSEAVASVTVLSGNRVRFDFREQQNPSLVLMVGRLQILPAHYWEDKDFGRADLTPPMGSGPYAVAEVEAGRRVVYARRVDYWAADHPVNRGRWNFDRIRYEYFRDDTVAMEAFRAGLYDFRFESSVKNWATRYEGPRFGDGRILKQTLENREPSGMYGLVMNTRRPVFADRRIRKAMLFAFDFEWANRRFYYGEYERTESYFENSDMKAPPLADEGEAAILRSFGDDLPEGVLENPLSLPLTDGSGHNREGLMEADRLLREAGWVVEGGRRVHGKTKQVFRFQFLTDSRREERMLLPFARSLGRLGIEMRIHMVDGPQYTRRLRGCDFDMIVAGFGAGHRPGRELAVAFHSASRDRKDQRNFMGIADPVADGLIEKILSRESRREMIPYVRALDRILRHGHYVIPFGAGKRRYLARAVHIQSPETPPPWGRGVSTWWYGEEDRAAAPASEGES; translated from the coding sequence TTGCGCCTGCTTGCTTTTGTGGCGGCACCCCCTGCGGGTGCCTGTCTTCTGCTGTTTTGTTTTGTAAGAATCGGGTGTCCGGGTATGTGTGTTCAGCGTATTTTTCTTTTCTTCTGCCTGTTTTTGATCATGAATTCCCATGGAGAAGCTCTGGCCCTCCACGCCTTTAGTGCGGATGGCGAGCCTCTTTATGCCTCTGACTTCACCCATTTTTCCTACGTAAATCCCCATGCGCCCAAGGGCGGAGAGCTGCGCTGCCACACCATTGGCACCTTTGACAGCTTCAACCCCCTGCTGCTCAAGGGTCGCCCTGCGGAAGGCATTCATCTGATCTACGACACCCTTCTTGTGGAAAGCGAGGATGAGCGGGATGTGGCCTATGGTTTGCTGGCTTCCGAAATTCATGTGCCTCCGGATCTTTCCCATGTGATTTTTCAGCTGCACCCCGAAGCCCGTTTTGCCGATGGCAGCCCCGTCCGTGGGGAGGATGTGGTGTTTTCATGGGAAATGCTGCAGGCCCATTTTGGTTCCGCCCTGCGCCGTTACAGCGAGGCCGTGGCATCCGTAACCGTTCTTTCCGGTAACCGGGTGCGTTTTGATTTTCGGGAACAGCAGAACCCCTCCCTTGTTCTCATGGTGGGTCGCCTGCAGATTCTTCCGGCCCATTACTGGGAGGATAAGGACTTTGGCCGTGCGGATCTCACCCCGCCCATGGGTTCCGGTCCCTATGCCGTGGCGGAGGTGGAAGCGGGCAGGCGTGTGGTCTATGCCCGCCGAGTAGATTACTGGGCCGCAGACCACCCCGTAAACCGGGGGCGCTGGAATTTTGACCGCATCCGTTATGAGTATTTTCGGGATGATACGGTGGCCATGGAGGCCTTCCGCGCCGGGCTTTATGATTTTCGCTTTGAGTCTTCCGTGAAAAACTGGGCCACCCGCTATGAAGGCCCCCGTTTTGGCGATGGCCGTATCCTGAAACAGACGCTGGAGAACCGGGAGCCATCGGGCATGTATGGCCTTGTGATGAATACCAGAAGGCCTGTGTTTGCGGACAGGCGGATAAGAAAAGCCATGCTGTTTGCCTTTGATTTTGAATGGGCCAACCGTCGTTTTTATTATGGTGAATATGAGAGAACGGAAAGCTATTTTGAAAATTCAGACATGAAAGCCCCGCCCCTTGCCGATGAAGGGGAGGCTGCCATTTTGCGATCCTTCGGGGATGACCTGCCCGAAGGCGTACTGGAAAATCCCCTGAGCCTGCCCCTGACGGACGGAAGCGGCCATAACCGGGAAGGTCTCATGGAGGCGGACAGGCTGCTCAGGGAAGCAGGCTGGGTGGTGGAAGGGGGCAGAAGGGTGCATGGGAAAACCAAGCAGGTTTTTCGGTTTCAGTTCCTCACGGATTCCCGCAGGGAGGAGCGCATGCTCCTGCCCTTTGCCCGCAGTCTCGGACGCCTTGGCATTGAGATGCGGATTCACATGGTGGATGGCCCCCAGTACACCCGCCGTCTGCGGGGCTGCGATTTTGACATGATTGTGGCAGGTTTCGGGGCAGGTCACAGGCCGGGCCGGGAGCTTGCCGTGGCCTTTCATTCCGCAAGCCGTGACCGGAAGGATCAGCGGAATTTCATGGGTATTGCCGATCCTGTGGCAGACGGCCTCATTGAGAAGATCCTTTCCAGAGAAAGCCGCCGGGAGATGATCCCCTATGTCCGTGCTCTGGACCGCATACTGCGTCACGGCCATTATGTCATTCCCTTTGGTGCGGGAAAGCGGCGGTATCTGGCAAGGGCTGTTCACATTCAGTCTCCGGAAACACCTCCGCCATGGGGCAGGGGTGTGAGCACATGGTGGTACGGAGAAGAAGACCGGGCAGCCGCCCCAGCTTCTGAGGGAGAGTCATGA
- a CDS encoding ABC-three component system protein gives MDVQQKLDVRKAFKLRIYESNGNAFEDLFCDVMRASNKDFKKVKPQGRIGDRKNDGFIPLEGKYFQVYSPQSPTGNPTSATSKIEKDLDGLIAYWGNEHKYEIRHFYFVFNDKYHGAYPEIYTTLNSVKNKYSLEVCDVFLSSELEDIFMELPEDSIASICGYYPKPEDIGFIDNSIVAEIVGYVSKNYSGFSDSQTNEPPDFYNKIHFNKLGKSTAMHLNVGAYQVGYVDDYFRTNSKFSRQQSRDSLNEMYQHHLNTDKAEAAVATGLPESDIVFKNMVDEMLPENLSNMQRRDYERNVIAVMAFFFEACDIFEEPPEGYEPKVIENA, from the coding sequence ATGGATGTTCAGCAAAAATTAGATGTACGTAAAGCCTTTAAGTTGCGTATCTACGAGTCAAATGGAAATGCATTCGAAGATTTGTTCTGCGATGTGATGCGTGCATCGAATAAAGACTTTAAAAAAGTAAAACCACAAGGACGCATTGGTGATAGAAAAAATGATGGATTTATCCCATTAGAGGGAAAATATTTTCAAGTTTATTCTCCTCAATCTCCGACTGGCAATCCCACTTCCGCCACTTCAAAAATCGAAAAAGATTTAGACGGACTAATTGCGTATTGGGGGAATGAGCATAAGTATGAAATTAGACACTTCTACTTTGTGTTCAACGATAAATATCATGGTGCCTACCCAGAAATTTATACAACACTAAATAGCGTTAAGAATAAGTATAGTCTGGAGGTTTGTGATGTGTTTCTTTCCTCTGAGTTAGAAGACATTTTCATGGAGTTACCAGAGGACAGTATTGCCTCAATATGTGGTTATTATCCAAAGCCAGAAGATATCGGGTTTATCGATAATTCAATCGTTGCAGAAATTGTAGGTTATGTATCTAAGAACTACAGTGGCTTTTCTGACTCTCAAACCAATGAACCACCTGATTTTTATAACAAGATACACTTTAATAAACTGGGCAAAAGTACTGCGATGCACTTAAATGTTGGAGCATATCAAGTAGGCTATGTTGATGACTATTTTCGAACCAATAGTAAGTTTTCCCGCCAACAGTCTAGAGACTCGTTGAACGAAATGTATCAACACCACTTAAATACTGACAAGGCGGAAGCTGCGGTAGCTACAGGCTTGCCTGAGTCCGATATAGTTTTTAAAAACATGGTTGATGAAATGTTGCCTGAAAACTTGTCTAATATGCAGAGGCGTGATTACGAAAGAAATGTAATCGCTGTTATGGCTTTCTTTTTTGAGGCATGTGACATCTTTGAGGAACCACCTGAAGGTTATGAACCGAAGGTGATTGAAAATGCTTAG
- a CDS encoding SH3 domain-containing protein, with translation METRQYLVIQDHTSEFPEPITFEKGASLSVGEKYEGPEGWENWIFCETPGQKGGWVPAQIIEIITDNTARAREDYTARELNVQKGELLIGTKALNGWVWCEKSGSSESGWVPLENLQEVPS, from the coding sequence ATGGAAACCAGACAGTACCTTGTCATTCAAGACCACACCAGCGAATTTCCCGAACCCATTACCTTTGAAAAAGGCGCTTCTCTCAGCGTGGGTGAGAAATATGAAGGCCCGGAGGGATGGGAAAACTGGATATTCTGTGAAACGCCTGGACAAAAAGGGGGCTGGGTTCCGGCACAGATTATCGAGATCATCACAGACAACACCGCCCGTGCCCGTGAAGACTACACGGCAAGGGAGCTGAATGTGCAAAAAGGAGAGTTGCTTATTGGCACAAAAGCCCTCAACGGCTGGGTTTGGTGCGAAAAATCAGGTAGTTCCGAATCCGGCTGGGTGCCGCTTGAAAACCTGCAGGAGGTACCTTCGTGA
- a CDS encoding sigma-54 interaction domain-containing protein, with the protein MAEKPFQKNQSVLPDHLEEKFSVLMRSLPGMAYHRRKDEFWTLTFASEGARRLFGDLAWEKIRSGVTCLGNMVHEESYPHVLESLERALARKEPYQLVYRVNSLLHSDRWVWDQGEGVYDEKGHLLGAEGFVTDFTAFKTMERELREEIGRLRCREDSPLPEPVIPGIIGQTPEMMAVFRLVQQTASSDAAVILYGASGTGKELLARAIHDQSLRSRGAFVPVNCGAIPENLMESEFFGYRKGAFSGADRDQPGILDKAHGGTLFLDEIGEIPLSMQTRLLRAIEGGGFSPVGSREIRHPDFRILAATNRDLEEWVRQGKMREDFFYRIHVVPVHIPRLKERKADIPLLVSHFLESLPGTPPLGAAELHRLMAHDWPGNVRELCNVIRRYALLHTLDLPERGKAFGMKKPPALPACGTLQEQMALMEAAVIRKTLEETGFHRSETARILGIDRRSLYTKMQRHGIGKKGSQSGMYSSHLE; encoded by the coding sequence ATGGCAGAAAAGCCGTTTCAAAAAAATCAAAGTGTTCTGCCGGATCATCTGGAAGAAAAATTTTCGGTTCTGATGCGCAGTTTACCCGGTATGGCCTATCATCGCAGAAAAGATGAATTCTGGACCTTAACCTTTGCCAGTGAAGGAGCCCGCCGTCTTTTCGGGGATCTGGCCTGGGAAAAAATCCGCTCCGGGGTCACCTGCCTTGGGAATATGGTGCATGAGGAAAGCTATCCCCATGTTCTGGAATCTCTGGAAAGGGCGCTGGCCCGGAAGGAGCCTTACCAGCTGGTGTATCGGGTCAACTCCCTTCTGCATTCAGACAGATGGGTGTGGGATCAGGGGGAGGGCGTTTACGATGAAAAAGGGCATCTGCTTGGTGCCGAAGGTTTTGTAACGGATTTTACGGCATTCAAAACCATGGAAAGGGAACTCAGGGAAGAGATTGGCCGTCTGCGGTGCCGGGAAGACAGCCCTTTGCCGGAACCTGTTATTCCCGGCATCATTGGGCAGACACCGGAAATGATGGCCGTGTTCCGGCTTGTGCAGCAGACCGCATCAAGCGATGCCGCCGTTATTCTCTATGGAGCATCGGGTACGGGCAAGGAGCTTCTGGCCCGGGCCATCCATGATCAGAGCCTGCGCAGCAGGGGGGCTTTTGTTCCGGTGAACTGCGGGGCCATTCCGGAAAACCTCATGGAAAGCGAGTTTTTCGGTTACAGAAAAGGGGCCTTTTCCGGAGCAGACCGGGATCAGCCGGGCATTCTGGATAAGGCCCACGGCGGCACCCTTTTTCTGGATGAAATCGGAGAAATTCCCCTTTCCATGCAGACCCGCCTTCTCCGGGCCATTGAAGGGGGCGGCTTTAGTCCCGTGGGCAGCCGGGAAATCCGTCACCCGGATTTTCGCATCCTTGCGGCCACCAACCGGGATCTGGAAGAATGGGTGCGGCAGGGCAAGATGCGGGAGGATTTTTTTTATCGCATTCATGTGGTGCCCGTTCATATTCCTCGTTTAAAGGAGAGAAAGGCGGACATCCCCCTGCTGGTCAGCCATTTTCTGGAGAGTTTGCCCGGTACACCGCCTCTGGGAGCGGCGGAGCTCCATCGTCTCATGGCCCATGACTGGCCCGGCAATGTGCGGGAGCTTTGCAATGTGATCCGGCGTTATGCCCTGCTTCATACTCTGGATCTCCCGGAGCGGGGAAAGGCCTTTGGGATGAAGAAGCCTCCGGCTCTGCCTGCCTGCGGAACCCTGCAGGAGCAGATGGCCCTGATGGAGGCGGCGGTGATTCGGAAAACCCTTGAGGAAACGGGTTTTCACAGAAGTGAGACCGCGCGGATTCTTGGCATAGACCGGAGAAGTCTTTATACCAAGATGCAGCGGCATGGAATTGGGAAGAAAGGTTCTCAATCTGGGATGTATTCATCTCATCTTGAATAA
- a CDS encoding TonB-dependent receptor domain-containing protein has translation MFCKKWAVWMITLAFLPPFAMADGPKDLEMDGVVVTATRTESDLLRLPASADRLEGDALKDRGAGDITDILSTLPGVDISGGTGHSRQPALRGLPESQTIIKIDGARENYVQKAGDAQTTILLDPDLLKAVEVVRGPASTLHGGGGIGGVIAFTTKDAADLLRPGQSFGASLRAGASTADSSRDGSLMAYGRSGDADLLAFSSYRDYGSYTSSDPDRAKTRLSGDRRQHLMKASWIPDEGRRVSFSASRYEQAYKYPDEGSWYESEQNRFLAALELDPGSQWVDARMTLMHSERKEDQFNNVRNGLKFTSSGVDVQNAMRFVAGPTRHRVVVGGDFYKDEYRPETDSWTDPPGEGRDGGLFIQDEMALADGKILIISGLRYTWFDRSGKRSDAGDGSDSRLNPRVSLSWNPLESLGFYASYAEAFRPPLVSEMYAELDFMMPPVHIQVLANPDLKPETAKTRELGMHVSRNGLFSHRDALRFKAVWFTEDIEDLISIKTLKDLDPPHSFERIVQTVNVESAKRQGYELAATYGIGDFGMLFTYAKVDNRESSDKDSWAGATPGVFQSRIHYHFVETGLRFGWHGRFVESFKAEGKTWESHKIHGLFARWEGRSGSLDGLSAGIFVDNLLDESYRAYHFKDSGAGIGRNLRVSLGYRF, from the coding sequence ATGTTTTGTAAAAAATGGGCGGTATGGATGATAACACTGGCCTTTCTGCCTCCCTTTGCCATGGCGGACGGGCCGAAGGATCTGGAAATGGACGGGGTGGTGGTCACGGCCACCCGCACGGAAAGTGATCTTCTGCGGCTTCCTGCTTCGGCGGATCGTCTGGAGGGGGATGCCCTCAAGGACAGGGGAGCAGGGGATATCACGGATATTCTTTCCACCCTGCCCGGTGTGGACATTTCAGGGGGAACGGGTCACAGCCGTCAGCCTGCCCTGCGGGGTCTTCCCGAAAGCCAGACCATCATTAAAATAGACGGGGCAAGGGAAAATTATGTGCAGAAGGCAGGGGATGCCCAGACCACCATTCTGCTGGACCCGGATCTTCTCAAGGCCGTGGAAGTGGTGAGGGGACCGGCTTCCACCCTGCACGGCGGAGGCGGTATCGGTGGTGTTATTGCCTTTACCACCAAAGATGCGGCAGATCTGCTGCGGCCGGGTCAGTCCTTTGGTGCTTCTCTGCGTGCGGGGGCCTCCACGGCGGACAGCAGCCGGGACGGGAGTCTCATGGCCTATGGCAGAAGCGGAGATGCGGATCTTCTGGCTTTTTCCTCATACAGGGATTACGGCTCCTATACGTCCAGTGATCCGGACAGGGCCAAGACCCGTCTTTCCGGAGACAGGCGGCAGCACCTGATGAAGGCTTCCTGGATTCCCGATGAAGGCAGGCGGGTGAGTTTCAGCGCATCCCGCTATGAGCAGGCCTACAAATATCCGGATGAGGGCAGCTGGTACGAGAGTGAGCAGAACCGCTTTCTTGCCGCACTGGAGCTGGATCCCGGCAGCCAGTGGGTGGATGCTCGCATGACCCTCATGCATTCCGAACGGAAAGAAGATCAGTTTAATAATGTCAGAAATGGCCTGAAATTCACCTCTTCCGGTGTGGATGTGCAGAATGCCATGCGTTTTGTGGCAGGCCCCACACGCCACCGTGTGGTGGTGGGCGGGGATTTCTATAAGGATGAATACAGGCCGGAAACGGACAGCTGGACCGATCCTCCCGGAGAAGGCAGGGACGGCGGGCTTTTCATTCAGGATGAGATGGCGCTGGCGGATGGAAAGATTCTTATCATTTCCGGTCTTCGCTATACCTGGTTTGACCGCAGTGGCAAACGTTCCGATGCCGGTGACGGCAGTGACTCCCGCCTGAACCCACGGGTTTCCCTAAGCTGGAATCCTCTGGAGAGCCTCGGGTTTTATGCCAGCTATGCCGAGGCCTTCCGCCCGCCTCTGGTGAGCGAGATGTACGCGGAGCTGGATTTTATGATGCCTCCCGTACACATTCAGGTGCTGGCCAACCCGGATCTGAAGCCGGAAACGGCCAAAACGCGGGAGCTTGGCATGCATGTGAGCCGCAACGGGCTTTTCAGCCACAGGGATGCCCTTCGGTTCAAGGCCGTCTGGTTCACCGAGGACATTGAGGATCTGATCAGCATCAAAACCCTGAAAGATCTGGACCCTCCCCATTCCTTTGAGCGCATTGTGCAGACCGTGAATGTTGAATCCGCCAAACGTCAGGGCTATGAGCTGGCAGCCACCTACGGCATCGGGGATTTTGGCATGCTCTTCACCTATGCGAAGGTCGATAACCGGGAGTCTTCGGACAAAGACAGCTGGGCCGGGGCAACTCCCGGAGTGTTCCAGAGCCGAATCCATTACCATTTTGTGGAAACGGGTCTGCGCTTTGGCTGGCATGGCCGTTTTGTGGAGTCCTTCAAGGCCGAAGGCAAAACCTGGGAGTCCCACAAGATCCACGGACTCTTTGCCCGTTGGGAAGGCCGGAGCGGTTCCCTTGATGGTCTTTCCGCAGGGATCTTTGTGGACAACCTGCTGGACGAAAGCTACCGGGCCTATCATTTCAAGGATTCCGGTGCGGGCATTGGACGGAACCTGAGGGTTTCTTTGGGGTATCGCTTCTGA
- a CDS encoding microcin C ABC transporter permease YejB → MIAYIAKRVFLLVPTLLGILALNFFLVQLAPGGPVEQMISRMEGRGDRALERITGAEGDAISMVETSLDSTSSYRGRDGISPELVAEIERRFGFDRPLHERFFSMLKSYLLLDFGESFFKDRSILGMIGEKMPVSLSLGLWSTLVIYLVSIPLGIRKAVCHGSPFDVWTSFVIVICNSIPVFLFAVILIVIFAGGSYLEWFPLRGLVSDHFHELSFTGKVLDYFHHLALPILAMTIGGIAGFAMLTKNCFLDEIRHQYVATARAKGASEGRVLFGHVFRNAMLIVIAGLPGTFLGLFFTGSMMIEVIFSLDGLGLMGFEATMNRDYPVMFAGLYISTLMGLFVKILSDITYVLVDPRIHFDAGGV, encoded by the coding sequence ATGATTGCTTATATCGCAAAAAGGGTTTTTCTTCTTGTTCCCACCCTTCTGGGTATTCTGGCCTTAAATTTTTTCCTTGTGCAACTGGCTCCGGGCGGGCCGGTGGAGCAGATGATCAGCCGCATGGAGGGCAGGGGCGACCGGGCGCTGGAGCGCATCACCGGCGCAGAGGGGGATGCCATTTCCATGGTGGAAACCTCTTTGGACAGCACTTCATCCTACCGGGGCAGGGACGGGATTTCCCCGGAGCTGGTGGCGGAAATTGAGAGGCGTTTTGGTTTTGACAGGCCGCTGCATGAGCGGTTTTTTTCCATGCTGAAAAGCTATCTTCTTCTGGATTTCGGGGAGAGTTTTTTCAAAGATCGCAGCATTCTTGGCATGATCGGGGAGAAAATGCCCGTATCCCTGTCTCTGGGGCTCTGGAGCACCCTTGTGATCTATCTGGTTTCCATCCCTCTGGGAATCCGCAAGGCCGTGTGCCACGGCTCACCCTTTGATGTGTGGACCAGCTTTGTCATTGTGATCTGCAACAGCATTCCCGTATTTCTTTTTGCCGTGATCCTCATCGTTATCTTTGCAGGGGGCAGTTATCTGGAATGGTTTCCCCTCCGGGGGCTTGTTTCCGATCATTTCCATGAACTGTCCTTTACGGGAAAAGTTCTTGATTATTTTCATCATCTGGCCCTGCCCATCCTTGCCATGACCATCGGGGGGATTGCCGGTTTTGCCATGCTCACCAAAAACTGCTTTCTGGATGAAATCCGTCATCAGTATGTGGCCACGGCCAGAGCCAAGGGAGCCAGCGAAGGGCGGGTGCTTTTCGGCCATGTGTTCCGCAATGCCATGCTCATTGTCATTGCAGGGCTGCCCGGAACCTTTCTGGGTCTCTTCTTTACGGGTTCCATGATGATAGAGGTGATTTTCTCTCTGGACGGTCTGGGCCTCATGGGCTTTGAGGCCACCATGAACAGGGATTATCCCGTGATGTTTGCCGGGCTTTATATTTCCACCCTCATGGGCCTGTTTGTGAAAATTCTCTCGGACATCACCTATGTGCTGGTGGACCCGAGAATCCATTTTGATGCAGGGGGAGTATAA
- a CDS encoding AAA family ATPase, with translation MIKELELINWKSFEKATLHVDPLTVLIGSNASGKSNCLDALLFLNRVSQGIAIFPAIAGDVSLPALRGGVEWICRKPEKKFQLSVTLGSDNERQDYRYDLTVLLNGTKAEVYAEELTLLTYGPRREHPREKMLFQTKQEESSSPGIPTYFSTGTQGRGKRHDLNRANIILSQVETLNVKKEIQEGARRVLSHLQKIFVFDPIPSHMRNYTPLSEKLLADGSNIAGVLAGLETDRKKIVEETLTRYLKDLPERDIQRIWTEPVGKFKTDAMLYCEEGWEKQPTHEVDARGMSDGTLRYLAIVTALLTREPDSLLVIEEVDNGLHPSRAHFLVDMLKTLGKERNIDVLVTTHNPALLDAAAVVGMVPFITVVHREDTTGFSKLTLLEDIDALPKLIASGTLGRLSEWGWLEEALKREAKP, from the coding sequence ATGATAAAAGAACTGGAACTCATCAACTGGAAAAGCTTCGAAAAAGCAACACTCCATGTTGACCCCCTGACGGTTCTGATTGGCAGCAATGCCAGCGGTAAGTCAAATTGTCTGGATGCCCTTCTTTTTCTCAATCGGGTCAGTCAGGGGATTGCTATTTTTCCTGCCATTGCCGGAGATGTGAGTCTGCCTGCTCTGCGTGGTGGAGTGGAATGGATTTGCCGTAAACCTGAAAAGAAATTTCAGCTTTCTGTTACGCTGGGAAGTGATAATGAAAGGCAGGATTACCGCTATGACCTGACCGTCCTGCTCAATGGCACAAAGGCCGAGGTTTATGCGGAAGAACTGACCCTGCTCACCTACGGTCCCCGCCGGGAACATCCCAGAGAAAAAATGTTGTTTCAGACCAAGCAGGAAGAATCCAGCTCACCCGGCATCCCCACCTATTTTTCTACGGGAACCCAGGGAAGGGGTAAACGACATGATCTGAACCGTGCCAATATCATTCTTTCTCAGGTCGAAACCCTGAATGTGAAAAAGGAAATTCAGGAAGGTGCGAGACGGGTACTCTCTCATCTGCAGAAAATTTTTGTATTCGACCCCATCCCAAGCCATATGCGGAATTACACACCACTGTCGGAGAAACTGCTGGCGGACGGCTCTAATATTGCCGGGGTTCTGGCCGGTCTGGAAACGGATAGGAAAAAGATCGTTGAAGAAACCCTGACCCGCTATCTCAAGGATCTTCCGGAACGCGACATTCAACGCATCTGGACCGAGCCCGTGGGAAAATTCAAAACAGATGCCATGCTTTACTGCGAGGAAGGCTGGGAAAAACAACCAACCCATGAAGTGGATGCCCGCGGTATGTCCGATGGTACCTTGCGTTATCTGGCCATCGTCACAGCCCTGTTGACCCGGGAGCCTGACAGTCTGCTGGTCATTGAGGAGGTGGATAACGGGCTGCATCCTTCTCGGGCGCATTTTCTGGTGGATATGCTCAAAACTCTGGGAAAAGAGCGAAACATTGATGTGCTGGTCACCACCCATAATCCAGCTTTACTGGATGCCGCTGCCGTAGTGGGTATGGTGCCCTTTATCACCGTTGTCCATCGTGAAGATACTACTGGATTCAGCAAACTGACCTTGCTGGAGGATATTGATGCCTTGCCCAAACTGATTGCAAGCGGAACGCTGGGGAGACTCTCTGAATGGGGATGGCTGGAAGAGGCCTTGAAGCGGGAGGCCAAGCCATGA
- a CDS encoding ABC transporter permease: MRAVTRRRMKTFASNRRAWISLWMFMTLFTASIFSEFIANERPLVLYFQDRMYFPVFSEIPETLLGGYFETDADFTDPAVIAMAEAHGWMLWPPVRFSWHTVNLAREGVYPAAPGEGNWLGTDDHGRDILARLLYGFRVSVLFGLCLAVFSTLVGIVAGAVQGYFGGKVDLFGQRFMEIWSGLPMIYLLIILSSFMQPGFFVLLFIMLLFSWMGMVDVVRAEVLRCRNLGYVKAARCMGLPDRVVLFRHVLPNAMVATLTFLPFVLNGAITTLTSLDFLGFGLPPGSPSLGELLAQGKENLDAPWIGIAAFAVLASMLSLLVFIGEGVRDAFDPRHEG, encoded by the coding sequence ATGCGTGCTGTCACCCGCCGCCGGATGAAAACCTTTGCCAGCAATCGCAGGGCATGGATCTCCTTATGGATGTTCATGACGCTTTTCACGGCAAGTATTTTTTCCGAGTTCATTGCCAATGAAAGACCCCTTGTACTGTATTTTCAGGATCGAATGTATTTTCCCGTTTTTTCTGAGATTCCGGAAACCCTGCTGGGCGGATATTTTGAAACGGATGCGGATTTCACGGACCCTGCGGTCATTGCCATGGCAGAGGCCCATGGCTGGATGCTCTGGCCGCCGGTCCGCTTTTCATGGCATACGGTGAACCTTGCAAGGGAGGGTGTGTATCCTGCTGCACCCGGTGAGGGGAACTGGCTGGGAACCGATGACCATGGCCGCGACATTCTGGCGAGGCTTCTCTACGGGTTCCGGGTCTCCGTACTTTTTGGTCTTTGTCTGGCTGTTTTCAGTACGCTTGTGGGCATTGTGGCCGGGGCGGTGCAGGGGTATTTCGGCGGCAAAGTGGATCTCTTTGGCCAGCGCTTCATGGAAATCTGGTCCGGTCTTCCCATGATCTATCTGCTCATCATCCTTTCAAGCTTCATGCAGCCGGGCTTTTTTGTGCTGCTCTTCATCATGCTCTTGTTTTCCTGGATGGGCATGGTGGATGTGGTGCGGGCCGAGGTGCTGCGCTGCCGGAACTTAGGCTATGTGAAAGCCGCCCGCTGCATGGGGCTTCCGGACCGGGTGGTGCTTTTTCGCCATGTGCTGCCCAATGCCATGGTGGCCACCCTGACCTTTCTGCCCTTTGTGCTCAACGGTGCCATCACCACCCTTACATCTTTGGATTTTCTCGGATTCGGCCTGCCTCCCGGCTCCCCGTCTCTGGGAGAGCTGCTTGCACAGGGAAAGGAAAATCTGGATGCTCCCTGGATCGGCATTGCCGCCTTTGCCGTGCTGGCCTCCATGCTGAGCCTGCTGGTTTTTATCGGGGAAGGGGTGAGGGATGCCTTTGATCCGCGGCATGAAGGGTAG